The Odocoileus virginianus isolate 20LAN1187 ecotype Illinois chromosome 3, Ovbor_1.2, whole genome shotgun sequence genome includes a window with the following:
- the LOC110133048 gene encoding protein FAM170A isoform X1 — MKRRQKRKHLENEESQETAEKGGGISKSQEDPPQLGCTAVAQVCPQGSGEVSSASEYFSCVSSPRKLIHGEKDRVLELSPRAGPCCSGPHTSHVHPLSTHSHSQPRDQPEAGIWKLHRDSPQPRAPLAHLQEQGERAPLSPRVSSSPSSYKTCATSLHMNKEKRGMKIYYMQVQMKKGVAVSWEAERPSESLEKQPRMEEVTLPEDVRVGTPPSDVSTRNLLSDSEPSGEEREHEERAEADSPAPGSPTVEERPRARTPDWLVTMETGFRCMACCRVFPSLEVLQEHVQNGILEGFSCHVFHLTMAQLTGKAESENTPEEEVEDEDEDEDGEDEKQEEKEKEEQQPAGEDVSLRRPWSQCPGCVFHSPKDRNN; from the exons ATGAAAAGGCGACAGAAGAGGAAACACCTGGAAAATGAAGAGTCCCAGGAGACTGCGGAGAAAGGAGGAG GAATCTCAAAATCACAAGAGGATCCCCCTCAGCTAGGATGCACTGCAGTGGCCCAAGTCTGCCCCCAAGGGTCAGGGGAGGTCTCTTCTGCCTCTGAATACTTCTCCTGTGTTTCTTCTCCACGCAAGCTCATCCATGGTG AGAAGGACAGAGTTCTTGAGCTCAGCCCAAGGGCAGGACCATGCTGCTCAGGTCCACACACCTCCCATGTGCATCCGCTCTCCACTCATAGCCATTCTCAGCCCAGAGACCAACCCGAAGCAG GAATCTGGAAGTTGCATCGAGACAGTCCCCAGCCTAGAGCACCCCTAGCCCATCTTCAAGAACAAGGGGAGAGGGCTCCCCTGTCACCACgtgtctcctcctccccttcaTCCTACAAGACCTGCGCAACCTCTCTGCATATGAACAAAGAGAAGAGGGGCATGAAAATATACTACATGCAGGTACAAATGAAAAAGGGTGTTGCTGTCTCCTGGGAGGCAGAGAGACCCTCGGAGTCGCTAGAAAAGCAGCCGAGGATGGAGGAAGTGACCCTTCCTGAGGACGTGCGGGTGGGGACTCCCCCCTCGGACGTGTCCACCAGAAACCTCCTGTCTGACAGCGAGCCCAGCGGGGAGGAGAGAGAGCACGAGGAGAGGGCTGAGGCGGACAGCCCCGCCCCAGGGTCGCCCACCGTCGAGGAGAGACCCCGGGCCCGGACACCCGACTGGCTGGTGACCATGGAGACCGGCTTCCGCTGCATGGCCTGCTGCCGGGTCTTCCCCAGCCTGGAGGTCCTGCAGGAGCATGTGCAGAATGGCATCCTCGAGGGCTTCAGCTGCCACGTCTTTCATCTCACCATGGCCCagctgacaggcaaggcagaatCGGAGAACACCcctgaggaggaggtggaggatgaGGACGAGGACGAGGACGGGGAAGAcgagaagcaggaggaaaaggaaaaggaggagcaGCAGCCTGCGGGGGAAGATGTCAGCTTGAGGAGACCCTGGAGCCAGTGTCCGGGCTGTGTGTTCCATTCTCCCAAGGACCGGAA CAACTGA
- the LOC110133048 gene encoding protein FAM170A isoform X2, translated as MKRRQKRKHLENEESQETAEKGGGISKSQEDPPQLGCTAVAQVCPQGSGEVSSASEYFSCVSSPRKLIHGGIWKLHRDSPQPRAPLAHLQEQGERAPLSPRVSSSPSSYKTCATSLHMNKEKRGMKIYYMQVQMKKGVAVSWEAERPSESLEKQPRMEEVTLPEDVRVGTPPSDVSTRNLLSDSEPSGEEREHEERAEADSPAPGSPTVEERPRARTPDWLVTMETGFRCMACCRVFPSLEVLQEHVQNGILEGFSCHVFHLTMAQLTGKAESENTPEEEVEDEDEDEDGEDEKQEEKEKEEQQPAGEDVSLRRPWSQCPGCVFHSPKDRNN; from the exons ATGAAAAGGCGACAGAAGAGGAAACACCTGGAAAATGAAGAGTCCCAGGAGACTGCGGAGAAAGGAGGAG GAATCTCAAAATCACAAGAGGATCCCCCTCAGCTAGGATGCACTGCAGTGGCCCAAGTCTGCCCCCAAGGGTCAGGGGAGGTCTCTTCTGCCTCTGAATACTTCTCCTGTGTTTCTTCTCCACGCAAGCTCATCCATGGTG GAATCTGGAAGTTGCATCGAGACAGTCCCCAGCCTAGAGCACCCCTAGCCCATCTTCAAGAACAAGGGGAGAGGGCTCCCCTGTCACCACgtgtctcctcctccccttcaTCCTACAAGACCTGCGCAACCTCTCTGCATATGAACAAAGAGAAGAGGGGCATGAAAATATACTACATGCAGGTACAAATGAAAAAGGGTGTTGCTGTCTCCTGGGAGGCAGAGAGACCCTCGGAGTCGCTAGAAAAGCAGCCGAGGATGGAGGAAGTGACCCTTCCTGAGGACGTGCGGGTGGGGACTCCCCCCTCGGACGTGTCCACCAGAAACCTCCTGTCTGACAGCGAGCCCAGCGGGGAGGAGAGAGAGCACGAGGAGAGGGCTGAGGCGGACAGCCCCGCCCCAGGGTCGCCCACCGTCGAGGAGAGACCCCGGGCCCGGACACCCGACTGGCTGGTGACCATGGAGACCGGCTTCCGCTGCATGGCCTGCTGCCGGGTCTTCCCCAGCCTGGAGGTCCTGCAGGAGCATGTGCAGAATGGCATCCTCGAGGGCTTCAGCTGCCACGTCTTTCATCTCACCATGGCCCagctgacaggcaaggcagaatCGGAGAACACCcctgaggaggaggtggaggatgaGGACGAGGACGAGGACGGGGAAGAcgagaagcaggaggaaaaggaaaaggaggagcaGCAGCCTGCGGGGGAAGATGTCAGCTTGAGGAGACCCTGGAGCCAGTGTCCGGGCTGTGTGTTCCATTCTCCCAAGGACCGGAA CAACTGA